A window of Malania oleifera isolate guangnan ecotype guangnan chromosome 5, ASM2987363v1, whole genome shotgun sequence contains these coding sequences:
- the LOC131155074 gene encoding acid phosphatase 1-like, with the protein MGSRNVRLLLISLSLVIAQSAADWNILRLKWSRKSNIIIANAGEDDNDGLLIRGRSLKNYCESWRMNVELNNIRRFDVVPEECAEYIGKYMASTQYKVDSERALEECTLYLASCCASKCVDGKDAWIFDVDDTLLSTLPYYQKHNYGGEMLNVTSLEAWMREGNAPALGHTLRLFNDIKARGFKIFIVSSRRELLRSATVDNLIKVGYQGWTSLILRSVRDEYEEVQKYKAEVRKRLISDGYRIHGVVGDQWSSLKGTPNAERTFKLPNSLYYVA; encoded by the exons ATGGGAAGCAGAAATGTTAGGCTGTTGCTGATTTCCTTGAGCCTTGTCATAGCTCAATCTGCGGCAGACTGGAACATTTTGAGGCTGAAGTGGAGCAGGAAGAGCAATATTATTATTGCCAATGCTGGTGAGGATGATAATGATGGCCTTTTGATCAGGGGAAGGAGCTTGAAGAATTACTGCGAGAGCTGGAGGATGAATGTGGAGCTGAACAACATAAGGCGATTCGATGTCGTTCCGGAGGAATGCGCAGAGTACATCGGGAAATACATGGCGTCGACGCAGTACAAGGTGGACTCGGAGAGGGCGCTGGAAGAGTGCACGCTGTATCTCGCCAGCTGCTGCGCCTCCAAATGCGTCGACGGTAAAGACGCTTGGATTTTTGATGTGGACGACACTCTCCTCTCCACCCTCCCTTACTATCAAAAACACAATTATGG GGGAGAGATGCTCAATGTGACATCCTTGGAAGCATGGATGAGAGAGGGCAATGCACCAGCTCTAGGCCACACACTCAGACTCTTCAATGATATAAAAGCAAGAGGCTTCAAGATCTTTATAGTATCTTCAAGAAGGGAACTACTTAGGTCTGCCACTGTGGATAACCTCATTAAGGTTGGATACCAAGGTTGGACTAGTCTTATATTGAG GAGTGTTAGAGATGAATACGAAGAAGTGCAAAAATACAAAGCTGAGGTGAGGAAAAGATTGATTAGTGATGGGTATCGCATACACGGCGTTGTCGGAGATCAATGGAGCAGTCTTAAAGGAACCCCAAATGCAGAAAGAACATTCAAGCTTCCAAATTCTTTGTATTATGTTGCCTAA